A genomic region of Myxococcales bacterium contains the following coding sequences:
- the apgM gene encoding 2,3-bisphosphoglycerate-independent phosphoglycerate mutase, translated as MNYPVTPRLHLIAQLANRKPNLGKIVLLIMDGLGGIASGPGGKTELETAQKPNLDRLARAGSLAGHDPIGPGFTPGSGIAHLSLFGYDPLVYEIGRGVLALFGARCFDADVMQPGEVAARVNFCAVEEKDGRLIVTDRRAGRIKDGPASDLVDLLNAQIKVDGVSFKFWHSKEHRAVLHLHGQGWSGNLIDTDPQATGVAPLDPAPTPEFAADPAARKTAAAVAEILQKAREALKDKHPANFILTRGFDTYKEFPHFTAQTGMKAACIAAYPDYRGVARLLGFEVVPNAEDIANRGKPAGERAEIAIASEFDTLERVWNDYDFFFMHIKKTDSYGEDGNFDAKVKIIEQVDEQVARIEKLGPAVLVVTGDHSTPAAMKTHSFHPVPVLFHGKLVIPDDQETLGERACARGGHGRLHGTDLLPLMMAYAGRLAKLGA; from the coding sequence ATGAACTATCCCGTGACACCTCGTCTGCACCTGATCGCGCAGTTGGCCAACCGGAAACCGAATCTCGGCAAAATCGTCCTGCTGATCATGGACGGCCTCGGCGGCATCGCCAGCGGCCCCGGCGGCAAGACCGAACTGGAAACCGCGCAAAAACCCAACCTCGACCGCCTGGCGCGCGCCGGTTCGCTGGCCGGGCACGATCCGATCGGCCCCGGCTTCACCCCCGGTTCCGGCATCGCCCACCTGTCGCTGTTCGGCTACGACCCGCTGGTCTACGAAATCGGCCGCGGGGTGCTGGCCCTGTTCGGCGCGCGCTGCTTCGACGCCGACGTCATGCAGCCCGGCGAGGTCGCGGCCCGCGTCAATTTCTGCGCCGTCGAGGAAAAGGACGGGCGACTGATCGTCACCGACCGCCGCGCCGGCCGCATCAAGGACGGGCCTGCGTCCGATCTGGTCGACCTACTCAACGCCCAGATCAAGGTCGACGGCGTGTCGTTCAAATTCTGGCACAGCAAGGAACACCGCGCGGTGCTGCACCTGCACGGCCAGGGCTGGTCGGGCAACCTGATCGACACCGACCCGCAGGCCACCGGCGTCGCACCTCTCGATCCGGCCCCGACGCCCGAGTTCGCCGCCGATCCCGCCGCGCGGAAAACCGCCGCCGCCGTCGCCGAAATCCTGCAAAAGGCCCGCGAAGCCCTGAAGGACAAGCACCCGGCGAATTTCATCCTGACCCGCGGCTTCGACACCTACAAGGAATTCCCCCATTTCACCGCGCAGACCGGCATGAAGGCCGCCTGCATCGCCGCCTATCCCGATTACCGGGGCGTGGCGCGGCTGCTGGGTTTCGAGGTCGTGCCCAACGCCGAGGACATCGCCAATCGCGGCAAGCCCGCCGGCGAACGCGCCGAGATCGCCATCGCCTCCGAGTTCGACACCCTCGAACGGGTCTGGAACGACTACGACTTCTTCTTCATGCACATCAAAAAGACCGACAGCTACGGCGAGGACGGCAATTTCGACGCCAAGGTGAAGATCATCGAACAGGTCGACGAACAAGTCGCGCGGATCGAAAAGCTCGGCCCGGCGGTACTGGTCGTCACCGGCGATCACTCGACGCCCGCCGCGATGAAAACCCACAGCTTCCACCCGGTGCCGGTGCTGTTTCACGGCAAACTGGTGATCCCGGACGACCAGGAAACGTTAGGCGAACGCGCCTGCGCCCGAGGCGGCCACGGCCGCCTGCACGGCACCGACCTGTTGCCGCTGATGATGGCCTACGCGGGCCGGCTGGCCAAACTCGGCGCCTGA
- a CDS encoding ComF family protein: MVHALLSTHVPAWRRLARGVVDLLYPDLCPWCQRVLAADEDPLACPDCAASVLRIIAPYCATCGLPVDSGEGVPACARCLEDPPAYDHLRGVVVYGGRVAAAIANLKYQRRLTSGYALAGVLYRAIDLGINWTTYDAIIPVPLFPARFRQRWFNQSLFLAAALPNAERLPLRPTWLRRVRDTVPQASLSAVERVANVKGAFAVAPGAPLAGKRLLLVDDVATTGSTLHECARVCKKAGAAAVDAVVVARAKG, translated from the coding sequence ATGGTCCACGCGCTGCTCTCGACGCACGTACCCGCCTGGCGGCGGCTGGCGCGGGGCGTCGTGGACCTGCTTTATCCCGATTTGTGCCCCTGGTGCCAGCGCGTGCTGGCGGCGGACGAGGATCCCCTGGCCTGCCCCGACTGCGCCGCTTCCGTCCTCCGGATCATCGCCCCGTATTGCGCCACCTGCGGCCTGCCGGTGGACTCCGGCGAGGGCGTACCGGCCTGTGCGCGCTGCCTGGAAGATCCGCCGGCGTACGATCACCTGCGCGGCGTGGTCGTTTACGGCGGGCGCGTCGCCGCGGCGATCGCCAATCTCAAATACCAGCGCCGGCTGACGTCGGGTTACGCGCTGGCCGGGGTGCTGTACCGCGCGATCGACCTGGGCATCAACTGGACGACCTACGACGCGATCATCCCGGTGCCGCTGTTCCCGGCGCGCTTCCGCCAACGCTGGTTCAATCAGTCGCTGTTCCTGGCCGCCGCCCTGCCCAACGCCGAACGCCTGCCGTTGCGCCCGACCTGGCTGCGCCGCGTCCGCGATACCGTCCCGCAGGCCTCGCTGTCGGCGGTTGAACGTGTCGCCAACGTCAAGGGCGCCTTCGCCGTCGCGCCGGGCGCCCCGCTCGCCGGCAAGCGCCTGCTACTGGTGGACGATGTCGCCACCACCGGCTCGACCCTCCACGAGTGCGCCCGCGTCTGTAAAAAAGCCGGCGCCGCCGCCGTCGACGCCGTCGTCGTCGCCCGCGCGAAGGGGTAA
- the rsfS gene encoding ribosome silencing factor: MEFIDKARQIANLALEKNAVDPVIMHVSNLCSYTDAIVICHGRSTRQVQAIVSHLTAEMKKRGEYAFIVEGEKEGLWALADYGDVIVHVFHEPMRSYYDLEGIWPDAPSIDIKA; encoded by the coding sequence GTGGAATTCATCGATAAAGCCCGCCAAATAGCCAATCTGGCTCTCGAAAAAAACGCGGTTGACCCAGTTATCATGCATGTTTCGAATCTGTGCTCGTACACCGACGCCATCGTCATCTGCCATGGCCGGTCCACCCGCCAGGTGCAAGCCATCGTTTCGCACCTCACCGCCGAGATGAAAAAACGCGGCGAATACGCGTTTATCGTCGAAGGCGAAAAGGAAGGCTTGTGGGCGCTGGCCGATTACGGCGACGTCATCGTGCACGTCTTTCACGAGCCGATGCGTTCCTATTACGATCTGGAAGGCATCTGGCCCGACGCCCCCTCGATTGACATCAAGGCCTAG
- a CDS encoding FKBP-type peptidyl-prolyl cis-trans isomerase produces MEIRRMIVLAMVLTLVIGGVAIAKEVKTASGLIINDLKVGTGAEAKAGMTVSVHYTGWLWVNGAKGAKFDSSVDRGKPFSFPLGGGQVIKGWDEGVAGMKVGGKRTLTIPPALGYGANGAGGVIPPNATLFFEVELLGVK; encoded by the coding sequence ATGGAAATCCGTCGGATGATCGTTCTGGCGATGGTGCTCACCCTGGTGATCGGCGGGGTGGCGATCGCGAAAGAAGTGAAAACCGCCAGCGGTTTGATTATCAACGACTTGAAAGTCGGCACGGGCGCCGAGGCGAAAGCCGGGATGACGGTGTCGGTCCACTACACCGGTTGGCTCTGGGTGAACGGCGCCAAGGGCGCGAAGTTTGACAGCTCGGTCGACCGCGGCAAGCCGTTCAGCTTCCCGCTCGGCGGCGGGCAGGTGATCAAGGGTTGGGACGAAGGCGTGGCCGGGATGAAAGTCGGTGGCAAGCGCACGCTGACGATTCCGCCGGCCTTGGGTTATGGCGCGAACGGCGCCGGCGGCGTGATTCCGCCCAACGCGACCCTCTTTTTCGAGGTCGAACTGCTCGGCGTAAAATAG